One genomic region from Mastacembelus armatus chromosome 21, fMasArm1.2, whole genome shotgun sequence encodes:
- the LOC113123678 gene encoding olfactory receptor 6N2-like — translation MSNTSSVIVFSLSGFNETVNYRVTLFSLTLLSYCVILVVNVSIILTIILDENLHEPMYICLCNLCINELYGTAGFYPKFTSDLLSDIQVISYAGCLLQIYVIYSYARVGYSVLALMSYDRYVAICRPLEYHSVMSLRRTAVLVSLSWFVPLCCETVTVMLTSTLKLCGSHIQKLYCEKWSIVKLACSSTTANNIVGLILISFYCCHVLFILGSYVQLVKSAVKSRESRRKFTQTCVPHLLSLFNVSAALLFDFMYSRYGSASVPQSVKNFMAIEFLLIPPILNPVIYGLVLTKIRGKITSLCMKAGQRFKLRLKALFV, via the coding sequence ATGAGCAACACATCTAgtgtaattgtattttctctgtctgGCTTCAATGAAACAGTCAACTACAGAgtcacacttttctctctcactttattAAGCTATTGTGTCATTTTAGTAGTAAATGTGTCCATCATTTTAACCATAATCCTGGATGAAAACTTACATGAACCaatgtacatttgtttgtgtaactTGTGCATTAATGAACTTTATGGGACTGCAGGTTTTTACCCTAAATTCACTTCAGATCTTCTGTCTGATATTCAGGTAATATCATATGCAGGATGTCTTTTGCAAATCTATGTTATATATTCCTATGCAAGGGTTGGCTATTCTGTTTTAGCTCTAATGTCTTATGACAGATATGTGGCCATATGTCGACCACTGGAGTATCACTCTGTTATGTCTCTGAGAAGGACTGCAGTGTTAGTCAGTTTGTCCTGGTTTGTACCGTTATGCTGtgaaactgtaactgtaatGTTGACATCCACACTGAAATTATGTGGCTCACACATTCAGAAACTCTACTGTGAGAAGTGGTCAATTGTTAAACTTGCTTGTAGTTCAACAACAGCAAATAACATAGTTGGACTGATTCTTATTTCCTTCTATTGTTGCCATGTCCTCTTCATTTTAGGTTCATATGTGCAGCTGGTAAAATCAGCTGTAAAAtccagagagagcaggagaaagtTTACACAGACATGTGTGCCACATTTATTAAGTTTGTTTAATGTCagtgctgctttgctttttgattTCATGTATTCAAGGTATGGATCAGCATCTGTGCCACAGAGTGTAAAGAATTTCATGGCCATAGAATTTCTGTTAATCCCACCTATACTCAACCCTGTTATTTATGGGCTGGTCCTGACTAAAATTCGAGGTAAAATAACATCTTTATGCATGAAGGCAGGTCAAAGGTTTAAATTGAGACTCAAGGCTTTATTTGTGTAA